In Euphorbia lathyris chromosome 9, ddEupLath1.1, whole genome shotgun sequence, the following are encoded in one genomic region:
- the LOC136207222 gene encoding cation/H(+) antiporter 15, translating to MDDPKASNGSEETIVCYAPTMITTNGVWQGDNPLDYSLPLFILQLTLVVITTRVLVFILKPFRQPRVISEIVGGVILGPSVLGRSTGFANTIFPLRSVMVLETMANVGLLYFLFLVGVEMDISVIKRTGKKALVIAAAGMVLPFFTGIGFSFFLHKDSTSMNKYTYILFLGVALSVTAFPVLARILAELKLINTELGRIAMSSALINDICAWILLCFAIAVAENNNTSLASLWVILSSITFVIFCIFVVRPAISWIIRRTPEGETFSEFYICLILTGVMISGFITDAIGTHSVFGAFVFGLVIPNGPLGVTLIEKLEDFVSGLLLPLFFAMSGLKTNINAISGGATWGLLCLVIILGSAGKIAGTLLITLFYQMPVREGLTLGLLMNTKGLIEMIILNVGKDQRVLDDESFAIMVIVAVVMTSLITPVVTVIYRPARKFIPYKRRTIQRSKPDAELRVLVCVHTPRNVPTIINLLEASHPTKRSPMYVYVLHLVELTGRASAMLIVHNTRKSGRPALNRTQAQSDHIINAFENYEQHTTCVSVQPLTAISPYSTMHEDICNLAEDKRVAFIIIPFHKQQTVDGGMEATNPAFRMVNQNVLANAPCSVGILVDRGLNGSSRLAATQLSHHIAVLFFGGPDDREALSYAWRMSENQGISLTVMRFIPGDDATQPIRRNRSEDELIPEGKIVAVDGKEQMDKHDEMYINDFRAHTGNDESVIYREIIVNNGEETVASIRSMDINSHDLFIVGRGQGMISPLTAGLTDWSECPELGAIGDLLASSDFAATVSVLVVQQYVGDELNADMMEVQAYDQYAGLQLMNKRPTTMR from the exons atggatGATCCAAAGGCATCAAATGGGTCGGAAGAGACAATAGTGTGTTATGCCCCGACTATGATAACGACGAATGGGGTATGGCAAGGTGATAATCCATTAGATTATTCTCTACCTCTTTTCATCCTCCAATTGACATTGGTTGTAATCACAACTCGTGTTCTTGTTTTCATCCTCAAACCCTTTCGGCAACCTCGTGTGATTTCTGAGATTGTG GGAGGTGTTATTTTGGGGCCGTCAGTACTAGGACGTAGTACTGGATTTGCCAATACAATATTTCCATTAAGAAGTGTGATGGTGCTTGAAACAATGGCAAATGTTGGTCttctttactttttatttcttgttGGAGTAGAAATGGACATATCCGTAATAAAGAGAACTGGTAAAAAAGCCTTGGTCATTGCAGCTGCTGGCATGGTCTTACCCTTTTTCACTGGCATTGGATTTTCCTTCTTTCTCCACAAGGATTCAACTAGTATGAATAAATACACATACATACTTTTCCTAGGGGTAGCCTTATCTGTCACAGCATTTCCTGTACTAGCTCGAATACTTGCTGAGCTTAAACTCATCAACACCGAATTGGGTCGTATCGCTATGTCTTCTGCTCTTATTAATGACATTTGTGCTTGGATTCTACTTTGTTTTGCCATTGCTGTAGCAGAAAACAACAATACATCTTTGGCTTCCTTGTGGGTAATCCTCTCAAGTATTACTTTTGTCATCTTCTGTATTTTTGTTGTTAGGCCTGCAATTTCTTGGATCATTCGAAGAACACCCGAAGGTGAAACCTTTAGTGAGTTTTACATATGTCTCATTCTCACTGGAGTTATGATCTCAGGTTTTATAACTGATGCTATTGGGACACACTCCGTTTTTGGTGCTTTTGTATTTGGTTTAGTTATACCTAATGGACCACTTGGAGTTACTTTGATTGAAAAATTAGAAGATTTTGTATCAGGCCTTCTGCTACCTCTATTCTTTGCTATGAGCGGACTTAAAACTAATATAAATGCTATTAGTGGAGGTGCTACTTGGGGGCTTTTATGTCTTGTTATAATACTTGGGAGTGCCGGTAAAATTGCCGGTACTCTTCTTATCACTCTATTTTACCAAATGCCTGTTCGTGAAGGTCTTACTCTTGGCTTGCTCATGAACACCAAAGGCCTTATTGAAATGATTATTCTCAATGTTGGAAAAGATCAAAGG GTTTTAGATGATGAATCGTTTGCAATAATGGTGATTGTAGCAGTGGTTATGACTAGCCTCATTACACCAGTTGTAACAGTAATATATAGACCAGCAAGGAAATTTATACCCTACAAAAGAAGAACAATCCAAAGATCAAAACCTGATGCCGAACTAAGAGTATTAGTATGTGTACATACACCTAGAAATGTACCAACAATCATTAACCTCCTTGAAGCCTCTCACCCTACAAAAAGATCACCAATGTACGTATATGTACTTCATCTAGTTGAACTTACAGGCCGTGCATCAGCTATGCTCATTGTTCATAATACTCGAAAATCCGGCCGACCAGCCCTTAACCGAACTCAAGCTCAATCTGATCATATTATCAATGCCTTTGAAAACTACGAGCAACATACTACTTGTGTTTCTGTTCAGCCCTTAACTGCTATTTCCCCTTACTCCACAATGCATGAAGATATTTGTAACTTGGCAGAGGACAAAAGGGTAGCTTTTATTATAATTCCTTTCCataaacagcaaacagtagatgGAGGAATGGAAGCAACAAATCCAGCATTTAGAATGGTGAATCAGAATGTTTTAGCAAATGCACCATGCTCAGTTGGTATTCTTGTAGATAGAGGGTTAAATGGTTCGAGCCGATTAGCAGCAACCCAATTATCTCATCATATAGCTGTGCTTTTCTTTGGAGGACCCGATGACCGAGAAGCATTATCGTATGCATGGAGAATGTCAGAAAACCAAGGAATAAGTTTAACTGTGATGAGATTTATACCAGGAGATGATGCAACTCAACCTATAAGGAGAAATAGGAGCGAAGATGAGTTAATACCTGAGGGTAAGATAGTAGCAGTAGATGGAAAAGAGCAGATGGATAAACATGATGAAATGTACATAAATGATTTCAGAGCACATACAGGAAATGATGAAAGTGTAATATACAGAGAAATAATAGTTAATAATGGGGAAGAAACAGTGGCATCAATAAGATCAATGGATATAAATTCACATGATTTGTTCATAGTAGGAAGAGGGCAAGGAATGATATCACCACTTACAGCAGGGCTAACAGATTGGAGTGAATGTCCTGAACTTGGTGCAATTGGTGATTTATTAGCATCTTCAGATTTTGCAGCAACTGTTTCAGTTTTGGTTGTACAACAATATGTAGGAGATGAGCTTAACGCTGATATGATGGAAGTTCAAGCGTATGATCAATATGCTGGTCTACAATTGATGAATAAGCGGCCTACAACAATGAGGTAA